Part of the Candidatus Nezhaarchaeota archaeon genome, ACCTCGTATACTTCGTGAATAAGCTCTACGACCATAGCAGCCCTGACGAGGAGAGGAGGCCCTGGAACGATCCATCTATAGTACCGACTGCGGTTAATGGAAAGAGGGACGATCCGAGGGTCGGTAAGCCTTGGGACTGGCTCTACCCCCCGCATAGGTGAGCGCGATGAAGCTACTAGTTACCGGTGGGTATGGCTTTATCGGCTCAAACTTCATAAGGTATATGCTTGAAAGGAACAAGGACGTCGAGATAATTAACGTCGACAAGCTTTCCTACGGGTCCAACGTCGAGAATTTGAGAGGAATAGATGAGGAAAGACATAGGTTCGTTAAAGGAGATATAGCTGACGTCAAGTTGATGAGGCGCCTCGTAGAGGAGGTTGACGCAGTAGTTAACTTCGCCGCCGAGACTCACGTCGATAGGAGCATATCTAATCCCTACCCCTTCTTCAAGAGCAACGTCGAGGGCGTACTTAGCATACTTGAATCTATAAAGGGGAGGAGGGACGTTAGGATGATTCAGATAAGCACAGACGAGGTTTACGGAGAAATCCTGAGCGGGTCCTTTAAAGAAAGCGATAGGCTTAACCCATCTTCGCCATACTCCGCAACTAAGGCTGCGGCAGATATGCTCTGCCTAGCTTATCATAGAACCTTCAACCTAGACGTAATCATAGCTAGGCCGACGAACAACTTCGGCCCATACCAATTCCCTGAGAAGCTGATCCCCAAGACTATTATAAGGGCTAAGATGGGCTTAAAGGCCCCAATATATGGCTCAGGCAGGAACATTAGGGACTGGGCCTACGTCTTAGACACGTGCGAGGCAATATGCCTGCTTTTGACAAACGGGAGGTCTGGTGAGGTTTACAATATATCTGCTGGAAATGAGCTTGAGAACGTCGACGTCGTGAGGAGGGTCCTCGAAATAATGGGTAGGGATGAGAGTTTAATAGAGTTCGTAGAAGATAGACCTGGTCACGATGTGAGGTACAGCGTAGACTCAACGAAGATAAGAGAGGAGGTTGGATGGAGGCCAAGACACTCCTTCGACGAGTGCTTAAGGAGGACTGTTGAGTGGTATCTTAGCAATGAGTGGTGGTGGAGACCAATAGCCTCGGAGAAGGTCCTCCACCCAACCCCATGGAAGCTTAGGTGGTAAGGGGCTTGAACGTCTTTATAACCGGTGCCAGCGGGCTTTTGGGGTCGAAAGTAGCTGAACTAGCTGCTAAAATGGGCCACAAAGTCTACTCTGGATACTTGACACGTGAACCTAGCTACGGTACTCCAGTTAGGCTTGACGTACG contains:
- the rfbB gene encoding dTDP-glucose 4,6-dehydratase translates to MKLLVTGGYGFIGSNFIRYMLERNKDVEIINVDKLSYGSNVENLRGIDEERHRFVKGDIADVKLMRRLVEEVDAVVNFAAETHVDRSISNPYPFFKSNVEGVLSILESIKGRRDVRMIQISTDEVYGEILSGSFKESDRLNPSSPYSATKAAADMLCLAYHRTFNLDVIIARPTNNFGPYQFPEKLIPKTIIRAKMGLKAPIYGSGRNIRDWAYVLDTCEAICLLLTNGRSGEVYNISAGNELENVDVVRRVLEIMGRDESLIEFVEDRPGHDVRYSVDSTKIREEVGWRPRHSFDECLRRTVEWYLSNEWWWRPIASEKVLHPTPWKLRW